The proteins below are encoded in one region of Triticum aestivum cultivar Chinese Spring chromosome 1B, IWGSC CS RefSeq v2.1, whole genome shotgun sequence:
- the LOC123107096 gene encoding probable uridine nucleosidase 2 isoform X2 — protein sequence MKLIIDTDPGIDDSVAIMMAFQAPGVEVLGLTTIFGNCTTAYATRNALILCEKAGRPDVPVAEGSAEPLKGGKPQVADFVHGSDGLGNVSVPEPITKKAEQTATEFLVDKVSQFPGEVSVLALGPLTNLALAIKMDPSFVTKVKKIVVLGGAFFAAGNATPSAEANIHSDPEAADMVFTSGADIAVVGLNITTQVSFTEADLSELRRSGGKQAQFLCDICKFYSDWHLHSYGDPAVFLHDPVSLAALVRPELFTFRKGVVRVETQGICRGHTSMDMGLKKFKSENAWSGYTPISVAWTVDKAKVVAFVKELLKN from the exons ATGAAGCTCATCATCGACACCGACCCCGGCATAG ACGACAGCGTGGCGATCATGATGGCGTTCCAAGCGCCGGGCGTGGAGGTCCTAGGGCTCACCACCATCTTCGGCAACTGCACCACCGCCTACGCAACCCGCAACGCCTTGATACTG TGTGAGAAGGCTGGCCGTCCAGACGTGCCGGTGGCGGAGGGCAGCGCCGAGCCTCTCAAG GGAGGGAAGCCGCAAGTTGCAGACTTTGTTCACGGATCCGATGGCCTCGGGAACGTATCAGTTCCTGAACCCATCACCAAGAAAGCAGAGCAAACTGCGACGGAGTTTCTGGTCGACAAGGTGTCGCAGTTCCCGGGGGAGGTCTCGGTGCTCGCCTTGGGCCCTCTGACCAACCTTGCATTG gccataaaGATGGACCCCTCCTTTGTTACCAAGGTGAAGAAGATAGTGGTGCTGGGCGGAGCCTTCTTCGCAGCAGGGAATGCCACCCCTTCAGCCGAAGCAAAC ATCCACAGTGACCCGGAGGCGGCGGACATGGTATTCACGTCGGGCGCGGACATCGCGGTGGTGGGTCTCAACATCACTACCCAGGTGAGCTTCACGGAGGCGGACTTGTCGGAGCTGAGGAGGTCCGGGGGCAAGCAGGCGCAGTTCCTCTGCGACATCTGCAAGTTTTACAGCGACTGGCACCTCCACTCGTACGGCGACCCCGCCGTGTTCCTCCACGACCCGGTGAGCCTCGCGGCGCTGGTCCGGCCGGAGCTCTTCACCTTCAGGAAGGGCGTGGTGCGGGTGGAGACCCAGGGCATCTGCAGAGGCCACACCTCCATGGACATGGGGCTCAAGAa GTTCAAGTCGGAGAACGCGTGGTCGGGCTACACGCCCATCTCGGTGGCGTGGACGGTGGACAAGGCCAAGGTGGTCGCCTTCGTCAAGGAGCTCCTCAAAAATTAA
- the LOC123107096 gene encoding probable uridine nucleosidase 2 isoform X1: protein MAANGHQIQPAEETMKLIIDTDPGIDDSVAIMMAFQAPGVEVLGLTTIFGNCTTAYATRNALILCEKAGRPDVPVAEGSAEPLKGGKPQVADFVHGSDGLGNVSVPEPITKKAEQTATEFLVDKVSQFPGEVSVLALGPLTNLALAIKMDPSFVTKVKKIVVLGGAFFAAGNATPSAEANIHSDPEAADMVFTSGADIAVVGLNITTQVSFTEADLSELRRSGGKQAQFLCDICKFYSDWHLHSYGDPAVFLHDPVSLAALVRPELFTFRKGVVRVETQGICRGHTSMDMGLKKFKSENAWSGYTPISVAWTVDKAKVVAFVKELLKN, encoded by the exons ATGGCGGCGAACGGGCACCAGATCCAGCCGGCGGAGGAGACGATGAAGCTCATCATCGACACCGATCCCGGCATAG ACGACAGCGTGGCGATCATGATGGCGTTCCAAGCGCCGGGCGTGGAGGTCCTAGGGCTCACCACCATCTTCGGCAACTGCACCACCGCCTACGCAACCCGCAACGCCTTGATACTG TGTGAGAAGGCTGGCCGTCCAGACGTGCCGGTGGCGGAGGGCAGCGCCGAGCCTCTCAAG GGAGGGAAGCCGCAAGTTGCAGACTTTGTTCACGGATCCGATGGCCTCGGGAACGTATCAGTTCCTGAACCCATCACCAAGAAAGCAGAGCAAACTGCGACGGAGTTTCTGGTCGACAAGGTGTCGCAGTTCCCGGGGGAGGTCTCGGTGCTCGCCTTGGGCCCTCTGACCAACCTTGCATTG gccataaaGATGGACCCCTCCTTTGTTACCAAGGTGAAGAAGATAGTGGTGCTGGGCGGAGCCTTCTTCGCAGCAGGGAATGCCACCCCTTCAGCCGAAGCAAAC ATCCACAGTGACCCGGAGGCGGCGGACATGGTATTCACGTCGGGCGCGGACATCGCGGTGGTGGGTCTCAACATCACTACCCAGGTGAGCTTCACGGAGGCGGACTTGTCGGAGCTGAGGAGGTCCGGGGGCAAGCAGGCGCAGTTCCTCTGCGACATCTGCAAGTTTTACAGCGACTGGCACCTCCACTCGTACGGCGACCCCGCCGTGTTCCTCCACGACCCGGTGAGCCTCGCGGCGCTGGTCCGGCCGGAGCTCTTCACCTTCAGGAAGGGCGTGGTGCGGGTGGAGACCCAGGGCATCTGCAGAGGCCACACCTCCATGGACATGGGGCTCAAGAa GTTCAAGTCGGAGAACGCGTGGTCGGGCTACACGCCCATCTCGGTGGCGTGGACGGTGGACAAGGCCAAGGTGGTCGCCTTCGTCAAGGAGCTCCTCAAAAATTAA